The Brassica oleracea var. oleracea cultivar TO1000 chromosome C7, BOL, whole genome shotgun sequence sequence CTTGTCACCCACGTTGGCAGCACTCCAAGCTTCAGACTCCAGTTGACTCTTCTTCCATATCTCATCTGCCCCTGCGTGTACGTGTTCAAAGACAAATTTGTTCCTGGATTTCCATAGGTTCCATAGAATCCATGGAAAGACCAAGCGAGTTTTCTCCTCTAGACGACTCCTCTTACATGTCTCCAGCAAGTGATGAAAGTTCAGGAAGAAAGAGTTTGTAAAGAAACCAGCTGCTGGAGTAGGAAACTCTGATAATCTCCATACCTCCTTCGCAACCGGACAATGGAAAAGCACATGACAAATGGTCTCAGGCTGTGCAAGACATAGCTTACATGTTGTGTCAACGTTGATCCCTCGCGATCGCAGCCTCTCAGCTACTGCTAAGGCTCCTGCCAGTGCTCGCCACAGAAGTGTCTGATCTTAGGCATTATCTTTACCTTCCATAAGTTAGACCAAAGTCTTTTCTCAATAGGAGGTAAGGAGGGTGCAGCAACTGGATTTTCAACTGTTTGTAGGAGATGCAGTAACGTGTATCCGCTTTGAGAGTCATACACCCCATTCCTGCTGAAACCCCACACCATTGTGTCAGGGCATTGAACTTGTGGCCTCATTCCCAGAATCTGATTGGCATCTTCCTCTAAAAACAAATGACGTACCCGCTGCGCATCCCACGTTCCATACCTCTCATCAATAAGGTCTGATACTTTAAGCGTAAGGTCTACTTCATCTATTCTATATCTCGGAGATCTAGGTGTAGGCATAAGGATCCAGTTATCATACCAAACATGACCATTCCCGATTCTTTTAAGCAACCCTTACGATAGTAACTCACGACCATGTACAATGCTCTTCCAAGCGTATGATGGTCTATACCAAAGAGGACAGTCAAGGAAATTTCCTTGCTTAAAGTATCTGCTTTTCATGACCCGAGATAGAAGGGACTGCGGGTTAGACCAGATTCTCCATGCTTGCTTGCATAACAAGGCTTGATTGAACCATGCTAAGTCCTTAAAACCCATACCACCAATGTCTTTAGGTTTGCATAGCTTCTTCCAAGCTACCCATGGAATTTTCTTTCTCTCTGCAGTACCTCCCCACCAAAATTCAGTCATAATGCTCGTTAGCTTGGCGCATAGATCTTTAGGCAATCGGAAACAGCTCATTGCAAAGACCGGCAAAGCCATCCCCACAGACTTAAGAATAATCTCTTTTCCTCCTTGAGACAGTATTTTCGACCCCCCACCTTTGAGTCTCTTTTGAACTTTCTCACGAATAAAATTCAGGAGCTTGCTCTTAGATGCGCTGAAGCATTCAGGTAGGAACCCTCACCCCCCCCCCCCCCCCCCCCNNNNNNNNNNNNNNNNNNNNNNNNNNNNNNNNNNNNNNNNNNNNNNNNNNNNNNNNNNNNNNNNNNNNNNNNNNNNNNNNNNNNNNNNNNNNNNNNNNNNNNNNNNNNNNNNNNNNNNNNNNNNNNNNNNNNNNNNNNNNNNNNNNNNNNNNNNNNNNNNNNNNNNNNNNNNNNNTCCGCATCTATACACAACACCTCTTTCATTTGGTTACGTACCAGTGGTGGAACTTTGGAGCCAAAGATTATCGAAGACTTGGAAGTGTTTATCAGTTGACCCGACGCATCACCATAGAGTTTTAGCCTCCTTACTAACTCTGTTCCTTCATCCACCATTGCCTTGCATAACAATAGACTATCATCGGCAAAAAGCAAGTGATGCACTGCAGGACCCTCTCTTGATAAACGAATGCCATTCAACTTCCCCAAGATCTCAGCTTGATTCAACGTGCTCACCTGAGCTTCAGCACACAATATGAAGAGGAATGGAGATAGTGGGTCTC is a genomic window containing:
- the LOC106303003 gene encoding uncharacterized protein LOC106303003 translates to MLTASVLSEEVKSAAFSIKEDSAPGADGLTGTFYKRFWSIVGATTVQEVQSFFQTTILPAGWNHTYICLLPKVNNPSRLTKMRPISLCSVHYKIISKILCNRLKIILPDIVSDIQGAFVSGRLITDNILVAHEMVRALRTKDGVDSDFMAIKTDMSKAYDHVEWCFVECLLERMGFDRKWVTWISACIGSVTYSVLLNGSQHGFIKPERGLRQGDPLSPFLFILCAEAQVSTLNQAEILGKLNGIRLSREGPAVHHLLFADDSLLLCKAMVDEGTELVRRLKLYGDASGQLINTSKSSIIFGSKVPPLRLKGGGSKILSQGGKEIILKSVGMALPVFAMSCFRLPKDLCAKLTSIMTEFWWGGTAERKKIPWVAWKKLCKPKDIGGMGFKDLAWFNQALLCKQAWRIWSNPQSLLSRVMKSRYFKQGNFLDCPLWYRPSYAWKSIVHGRELLSSPRYRIDEVDLTLKVSDLIDERYGTWDAQRVRHLFLEEDANQILGMRPQVQCPDTMVWGFSRNGVYDSQSGYTLLHLLQTVENPVAAPSLPPIEKRLWSNLWKPETICHVLFHCPVAKEVWRLSEFPTPAAGFFTNSFFLNFHHLLETWADEIWKKSQLESEAWSAANVGDKEDIDENTGGSALACWQKPCPSFIKCNIGSSWTDANRNCGVAWLTRNHCGAPLIHSRCSYSMVASSLEAELFIFLWATESISTLRHENVVFESTSYLAGEAVLSPDNFPQFRVLIDTIREKLSRLQLWSIAYVHSEANRCADAIARSVTRDHRYASYIEKGGPSWLLPMIRADAVDTVNGY